The Manihot esculenta cultivar AM560-2 chromosome 11, M.esculenta_v8, whole genome shotgun sequence genome includes a region encoding these proteins:
- the LOC110626227 gene encoding syntaxin-72, translating into MSVIDILFRVDEICKKFDKHDVNKQREFNAYGDDAFAHLYASVESDIEAALNNSIQRSINYKTELSSLLFYTQQQHSGGRKNEKTTILEDKLLALPNCGVQASLSDCTHGEYNKVKGLSKEELEICHDLVLALPERIQAKPDGTIVKDKQTGGWAGSAPNKNVKFDSSDEQLQDDFTNKVKNQVNLDEYEMWKLKQRIKVLILYWKNWRH; encoded by the exons ATGAGCGTTATTGACATTTTATTCAGAGTCGATGAAATCTGCAAAAAATTCGACAAGCACGACGTCAACAAACAGCGCGAGTTCAATGCCTATGGAGATGATGCCTTCGCTCACCTCTATGCCTCTGTGGAGTCTGACATCGAAGCCGCGCTCAAC AACTCAATACAACGAAGTATCAATTACAAAACAGAGCTCTCCTCTCTTTTGTTTTACACTCAACAACAACACAGTGGAGGAAGAAAAAACGAGAAAACAACGATTCTAGAAGACAAGCTCCTAGCCCTGCCGAATTGCGGAGTACAAGCATCACTCTCCGATTGTACTCACGGAGAATACAATAAG GTCAAAGGGCTTTCAAAAGAAGAACTAGAAATCTGTCATGATCTTGTTCTTGCACTGCCAGAGAGGATTCAAGCCAAACCAGATGGGACCATCGTAAAAGACAAACAAACTGGAGGATGGGCAGGATCAGCACCTAACAAAAATGTCAAGTTTGACTCGTCTG ATGAACAACTTCAAGATGATTTTACCAACAAAGTGAAGAATCAAGTCAATTTAGACGAGTATGAAATGTGGAAGTTAAAACAG AGGATCAAGGTCTTGATTTTATATTGGAAGAATTGGAGACACTGA